The following coding sequences lie in one Populus nigra chromosome 15, ddPopNigr1.1, whole genome shotgun sequence genomic window:
- the LOC133674882 gene encoding glycine-rich protein 5-like, translated as MANLKCLAVLGLLVASFAVSESRVARQDLGLDLGGLGIGLGVGVGIGLGGGGSGSGSGAGAGSGSGSGSRPGSSSSSSSSSSSSSSSSGSGGGSGAGSEAGSSAGSRAGSEAGSSAGSGAGSGAGSSAGSRAGSKSGNGNGK; from the coding sequence ATGGCCAATTTGAAGTGCTTAGCAGTTCTTGGTCTCCTCGTTGCATCTTTTGCTGTGAGTGAAAGCCGGGTCGCTAGACAAGACTTGGGCTTGGACCTTGGAGGCTTAGGGATTGGTTTGGGTGTTGGAGTGGGTATTGGGCTGGGAGGTGGTGGATCAGGTTCTGGTTCTGGTGCTGGAGCAGGTTCGGGTTCGGGTTCGGGTTCGAGACCTGGGTCTAGCTCAAGTTCCAGTTCATCCTCTTCTTCGTCAAGCTCTAGTTCTGGGTCCGGAGGCGGTTCTGGTGCCGGGTCAGAAGCTGGTTCGTCTGCTGGTTCTAGGGCCGGGTCAGAAGCCGGTTCGTCTGCTGGTTCTGGTGCTGGGTCAGGAGCCGGTTCATCTGCTGGTTCTAGGGCCGGGTCCAAGTCAGGAAACGGGAATGGTAAATAA
- the LOC133674476 gene encoding UDP-glucuronate 4-epimerase 1: MPSLEEELFPSTPGKFKIDRAHNMNRQFNRCFASTSTMFLWALFLIALTASYLSFQSFVDSGSRYFTASWGGIQWEKQIRNSAQIHRSKGMSVLVTGAAGFVGSHVSLALKKRGDGVVGIDNFNNYYDPSLKKARKSLLNNQGIFIVEGDINDARLIAKLFDIVAFTHVMHLAAQAGVRYAMENPHSYVHSNIAGLVTLLEACKLANPQPSVVWASSSSVYGLNEKVPFSESDRTDQPASLYAATKKAGEEITHTYNHIYGLSVTGLRFFTVYGPFGRPDMAYFSFTRNILQGKPITIYRGKNRVDLARDFTYIDDIVKGCVGSLDTSGKSTGSGGKKRGPAPYRIFNLGNTSPVTVPTLVNILERHLKVKAKRNIVDMPGNGDVPFTHANISLAQRELGYKPTTDLETGLKKFVKWYLTYYGYNRGKAVH, from the coding sequence ATGCCATCGTTAGAGGAAGAGCTATTCCCTTCAACACCTGGTAAGTTCAAGATCGACCGTGCCCACAACATGAATCGCCAGTTCAACCGTTGCTTCGCTTCAACAAGCACCATGTTCTTATGGGCACTTTTCTTGATTGCTTTAACGGCGTCCTATTTGAGTTTCCAGTCTTTTGTCGATTCCGGTAGCCGATATTTCACTGCTTCTTGGGGCGGCATTCAATGGGAGAAACAAATCCGAAATTCTGCCCAGATCCACCGTTCTAAGGGCATGTCCGTTCTTGTTACCGGAGCGGCAGGTTTCGTGGGAAGCCACGTTTCTTTAGCCCTCAAGAAACGCGGAGATGGCGTCGTTGGGATTGACAATTTTAACAACTACTACGACCCATCATTGAAGAAAGCCCGAAAATCTCTCCTCAACAACCAAGggatttttattgttgaaggAGATATAAACGACGCCCGTTTAATAGCTAAGCTCTTTGATATTGTGGCTTTCACTCACGTCATGCATTTGGCGGCTCAAGCCGGAGTCAGATACGCCATGGAGAATCCACACTCTTATGTCCATTCGAATATAGCAGGCTTGGTTACTCTTCTTGAGGCTTGTAAACTGGCTAATCCTCAGCCGTCTGTCGTTTGGGCTTCTTCAAGTTCTGTGTACGGTTTAAACGAGAAGGTCCCTTTCTCTGAATCTGATCGGACGGACCAGCCCGCCAGTCTTTACGCAGCAACGAAGAAGGCAGGTGAGGAAATTACCCATACATACAATCACATTTACGGTCTTTCAGTTACTGGGTTAAGGTTTTTCACTGTCTACGGTCCGTTTGGAAGACCCGATATGGCTTACTTTTCCTTCAcgagaaacattttacaaggGAAACCGATTACAATCTACCGTGGCAAGAATCGGGTTGACTTGGCCCGGGATTTCACTTATATCGATGATATTGTGAAGGGTTGTGTAGGGTCATTGGACACTTCAGGTAAAAGCACAGGTTCCGGTGGGAAGAAACGGGGACCCGCTCCTTATCGGATCTTTAATTTGGGTAACACGTCACCAGTCACGGTGCCGACACTTGTGAACATACTGGAGAGGCATTTGAAGGTAAAAGCGAAGAGGAACATCGTAGATATGCCTGGGAACGGTGACGTACCATTCACTCATGCAAATATTAGTTTGGCCCAGAGAGAACTTGGGTATAAACCGACTACTGATTTGGAAACCGGGTTGAAGAAATTTGTCAAGTGGTATCTCACTTATTACGGCTATAATCGTGGGAAAGCTGTacattag
- the LOC133674405 gene encoding cinnamoyl-CoA reductase-like SNL6: MDIEELPSVCVLDASTYVGFWILKGLLSRGYTVHAAIQKYNGETGMEKKIRDLAREEERLSVFEVDVLDYHSILIALKGCSAMFCCLDCPDGYDDKMIDLEVRGAINVVEACAQTDTIEKIIFSSSLTAAIWRENICSQEDVDERSWSDQEFCRKLKLWYALAKTLSEHAAWALAMDRKLNMVSINAGLVLGPGVSQQNPLSTMSYLKGIAQMYENGVLACVDVNFLVDVHIRAFQDRSTCGRYFCFNQTVHTEEEAVKLTQSLSPLISLPQRYEYQGSEVYAERLRTKKLNKLVEGTA; encoded by the exons ATGGATATTGAAGAGCTGCCCTCAGTTTGTGTTCTTGATGCCTCAACCTATGTGGGTTTTTGGATTCTCAAGGGACTATTAAGTAGAGGATATACAGTTCACGCAGCCATACAGAAGTATAATG GTGAGACTGGGATGGAGAAGAAGATAAGGGACTTGGCGAGAGAGGAGGAGAGATTGTCGGTATTTGAAGTTGATGTTTTGGATTACCATAGCATTCTAATTGCTTTGAAGGGTTGTTCTGCTATGTTCTGCTGCTTGGACTGTCCAGATGGTTATGAT GACAAGATGATTGATTTGGAAGTTAGAGGAGCAATCAATGTAGTAGAGGCATGTGCACAGACCGATACCATTGAAAAGATTATATTCAGCTCTTCACTAACTGCGGCAATATGGAGAGAGAACATTTGTTCACAGGAGGATGTAGACGAGAGGTCTTGGAGCGATCAAGAGTTTTGCAGGAAACTAAAG TTATGGTACGCCCTGGCAAAGACACTCTCTGAACATGCTGCTTGGGCTTTAGCCATGGACCGTAAGCTCAACATGGTTTCCATAAATGCTGGACTAGTTTTGGGTCCTGGTGTCTCTCAACAGAACCCCCTATCAACAATGTCATACCTCAAAG GGATAGCTCAAATGTATGAAAATGGAGTCCTCGCCTGTGTAGATGTGAACTTCCTGGTTGATGTCCATATTCGAGCTTTCCAGGACCGCTCCACGTGCGGGCGGTATTTCTGCTTCAATCAGACTGTGCATACTGAGGAAGAAGCTGTCAAACTTACTCAAAGCCTGAGCCCTCTGATATCATTGCCGCAAAG GTACGAATACCAGGGAAGTGAGGTATACGCTGAGAGGCTGAGGACAAAAAAGTTGAACAAGCTGGTTGAGGGTACTGCCTAG
- the LOC133674403 gene encoding uncharacterized protein LOC133674403 isoform X2, which translates to MAFFRRLLPLPSSLLRTNISSITGIREGLGGSFRSYNAVASTEQTVLKLDKVDGLVLDGEVAKIRGEFEAAKQGFLRIPEAVKGMPKMNPEGIYVNKNLRLDNIQVYGFDYDYTLAHYSPNLQQLIYDLAKEHMVNEFRYPETCLKFRYDQTFPIRGLSYDKKNGCLLKLDFFGSIEPDGCYFGRRKLNRKEIEQIYGTRHIGRDQARGLVGLMDFFCFSEACLLADVVQHFVDAKLEFDATYIYQDVDRAIQHVHRSGLVHRGILSDPYRYLVKNGRVLRFLTMLREKGKKLFLLTNSPYNFVDGGMRFMLEDSLGYRDSWRELFDVVIAKANKPEFYTSEHPFRYYDMEKDTLAFNKVDAFLPNKIYYHGSLKSFLQITKWNGPEVIYFGDHLFSDLRGPSKAGWRTAAIIHELENEIRIQNDDNYRFEQAKFHIIQELLGKLHATVANSQRSEVCQLLSEELNDERLKARQKMKKMFNKSFGATFLTDKGQESAFAYYIHQYADVYTSKPENFLLYPPEAWLHVPFDIKIMPHHVKVPSSLFKNQ; encoded by the exons ATGGCTTTCTTTCGAAGGCTTCTCCCTCTCCCCTCCTCCCTTCTA AGGACGAATATTTCTTCCATTACTGGAATTCGAGAAG GTCTGGGAGGAAGCTTTCGGAGCTACAATGCAGTTGCGTCAACTGAACAAACAGTTTTGAAATTGGATAAGGTAGATGGTTTGGTTCTTGATGGTGAAGTAGCAAAAATTCGGGGCGAGTTTGAAGCAGCAAAGCAGGGTTTTTTGAGGATTCCTGAGGCTGTCAAGGGAATGCCAAAAATGAACCCTGAAG GCATATATGTGAATAAGAACCTGAGATTGGACAATATTCAAGTTTATGGATTTGATTATGACTATACGTTGGCACATTACTCTCCTAACTTGCAACAATTGATATATGATCTTGCAAAAGAGCATATGGTTAATGAG TTTAGATACCCTGAGACATGCTTGAAATTCAGATATGATCAAACCTTTCCCATTAGAGGCCTATCCTATGACAAGAAAAATGGATGTCTCTTGAAGTTGGATTTCTTTGGGTCAATTGAGCCAGATGGATGCTACTTTGGGCGTCGCAAG ctcAACAGGAAGGAAATAGAACAGATATATGGCACAAGACATATTGGTCGTGACCAAGCACGTGGGCTTGTTGGCTTGATggatttcttttgctttagtgAG gcTTGCCTTCTTGCAGATGTTGTACAACATTTTGTTGATGCTAAACTGGAATTTGATGCAACTTACATATATCAAGATGTAGATCGTGCAATTCAGCATGTTCATCGCAGTGGGTTGGTTCACAGAGGAATTCTTTCTGATCCTTACAGATACCTTGTAAAAAAT GGCCGAGTACTTCGCTTTCTTACAATGCtaagagagaagggaaagaagCTTTTCTTGCTCACTAACTCTCCTTACAATTTTGTGGATGGAGGGATGCGCTTTATGCTGGAG GATTCTTTGGGTTACAGAGACTCTTGGAGGGAGCTTTTTGATGTTGTTATTGCCAAAGCCAATAAGCCAGAGTTTTACACTTCGGAGCATCCCTTTCG CTATTATGACATGGAGAAGGACACCCTAGCTTTCAATAAGGTGGATGCGTTTCTTCCGAATAAAATTTATTACCATGGATCACTGAAATCGTTTCTCCAAATTACCAAGTGGAATGGTCCAGAG GTGATTTATTTTGGTGATCACCTCTTTAGTGACCTAAGGGGGCCTTCAAAGGCTGGTTGGCGCACTGCTGCTATAATCCATGAACTAGAA AATGAAATACGAATTCAGAATGATGATAATTATCGTTTTGAACAG GCAAAATTTCATATCATACAAGAACTGCTTGGTAAACTACATGCAACTGTTGCAAATAGTCAGAGAAGTGAAGTGTGTCAGTTGCTTTCAGAGGAGCTAAATGATGAGAGGCTAAAGGCAAGgcagaagatgaaaaaaatgtttaacaAGTCTTTTGGAGCAACTTTCCTAACTGACAAAGGTCAAGAATCAGCTTTTGCGTACTACATCCATCAATATGCAGATGTCTATACAAGCAAGCCTGAGAACTTTTTGCTCTATCCGCCTGAAGCATGGCTTCATGTACCCTTTGATATCAAGATCATGCCACATCATGTGAAG gttcCATCAAGCTTATTTAAGAATCAATAG
- the LOC133674403 gene encoding uncharacterized protein LOC133674403 isoform X1, which yields MAFFRRLLPLPSSLLRTNISSITGIREGLGGSFRSYNAVASTEQTVLKLDKVDGLVLDGEVAKIRGEFEAAKQGFLRIPEAVKGMPKMNPEGIYVNKNLRLDNIQVYGFDYDYTLAHYSPNLQQLIYDLAKEHMVNEVRLNFRFLLFYKFYLMWNSVISVASWFIFWQFRYPETCLKFRYDQTFPIRGLSYDKKNGCLLKLDFFGSIEPDGCYFGRRKLNRKEIEQIYGTRHIGRDQARGLVGLMDFFCFSEACLLADVVQHFVDAKLEFDATYIYQDVDRAIQHVHRSGLVHRGILSDPYRYLVKNGRVLRFLTMLREKGKKLFLLTNSPYNFVDGGMRFMLEDSLGYRDSWRELFDVVIAKANKPEFYTSEHPFRYYDMEKDTLAFNKVDAFLPNKIYYHGSLKSFLQITKWNGPEVIYFGDHLFSDLRGPSKAGWRTAAIIHELENEIRIQNDDNYRFEQAKFHIIQELLGKLHATVANSQRSEVCQLLSEELNDERLKARQKMKKMFNKSFGATFLTDKGQESAFAYYIHQYADVYTSKPENFLLYPPEAWLHVPFDIKIMPHHVKVPSSLFKNQ from the exons ATGGCTTTCTTTCGAAGGCTTCTCCCTCTCCCCTCCTCCCTTCTA AGGACGAATATTTCTTCCATTACTGGAATTCGAGAAG GTCTGGGAGGAAGCTTTCGGAGCTACAATGCAGTTGCGTCAACTGAACAAACAGTTTTGAAATTGGATAAGGTAGATGGTTTGGTTCTTGATGGTGAAGTAGCAAAAATTCGGGGCGAGTTTGAAGCAGCAAAGCAGGGTTTTTTGAGGATTCCTGAGGCTGTCAAGGGAATGCCAAAAATGAACCCTGAAG GCATATATGTGAATAAGAACCTGAGATTGGACAATATTCAAGTTTATGGATTTGATTATGACTATACGTTGGCACATTACTCTCCTAACTTGCAACAATTGATATATGATCTTGCAAAAGAGCATATGGTTAATGAGGTTAGATTGAACTTTCGTTTTTTgctgttttataaattttatcttatGTGGAATTCTGTGATAAGTGTTGCATCTTGGTTTATTTTTTGGCAGTTTAGATACCCTGAGACATGCTTGAAATTCAGATATGATCAAACCTTTCCCATTAGAGGCCTATCCTATGACAAGAAAAATGGATGTCTCTTGAAGTTGGATTTCTTTGGGTCAATTGAGCCAGATGGATGCTACTTTGGGCGTCGCAAG ctcAACAGGAAGGAAATAGAACAGATATATGGCACAAGACATATTGGTCGTGACCAAGCACGTGGGCTTGTTGGCTTGATggatttcttttgctttagtgAG gcTTGCCTTCTTGCAGATGTTGTACAACATTTTGTTGATGCTAAACTGGAATTTGATGCAACTTACATATATCAAGATGTAGATCGTGCAATTCAGCATGTTCATCGCAGTGGGTTGGTTCACAGAGGAATTCTTTCTGATCCTTACAGATACCTTGTAAAAAAT GGCCGAGTACTTCGCTTTCTTACAATGCtaagagagaagggaaagaagCTTTTCTTGCTCACTAACTCTCCTTACAATTTTGTGGATGGAGGGATGCGCTTTATGCTGGAG GATTCTTTGGGTTACAGAGACTCTTGGAGGGAGCTTTTTGATGTTGTTATTGCCAAAGCCAATAAGCCAGAGTTTTACACTTCGGAGCATCCCTTTCG CTATTATGACATGGAGAAGGACACCCTAGCTTTCAATAAGGTGGATGCGTTTCTTCCGAATAAAATTTATTACCATGGATCACTGAAATCGTTTCTCCAAATTACCAAGTGGAATGGTCCAGAG GTGATTTATTTTGGTGATCACCTCTTTAGTGACCTAAGGGGGCCTTCAAAGGCTGGTTGGCGCACTGCTGCTATAATCCATGAACTAGAA AATGAAATACGAATTCAGAATGATGATAATTATCGTTTTGAACAG GCAAAATTTCATATCATACAAGAACTGCTTGGTAAACTACATGCAACTGTTGCAAATAGTCAGAGAAGTGAAGTGTGTCAGTTGCTTTCAGAGGAGCTAAATGATGAGAGGCTAAAGGCAAGgcagaagatgaaaaaaatgtttaacaAGTCTTTTGGAGCAACTTTCCTAACTGACAAAGGTCAAGAATCAGCTTTTGCGTACTACATCCATCAATATGCAGATGTCTATACAAGCAAGCCTGAGAACTTTTTGCTCTATCCGCCTGAAGCATGGCTTCATGTACCCTTTGATATCAAGATCATGCCACATCATGTGAAG gttcCATCAAGCTTATTTAAGAATCAATAG
- the LOC133673866 gene encoding uncharacterized protein LOC133673866 yields MVVIDPEETVLENTPKPPQPAPSTSKTTTDSTRSETTTTTTKAAAVKGSDSDGFETASESGVSDNEEEQEENINKEISSKNITEDQPKQDTQNDDELIQRGIEEANEAKLEGNRLFGNGQYEEALLQYDVALQVSPPDVPSSIELRSICHSNRGVCFLKLGKFEDTIKECSKALELNPSYMKALVRRGEAHEKLEHFEEAIADMKKILELDPSNDQAKRTIRRLEPLAAAKREKMKEEMIGKLKDMGNSLLGRFGMSVDNFKAVQDPNTGSYSISFQR; encoded by the exons ATGGTGGTGATCGATCCAGAAGAAACCGTACTCGAAAATACCCCGAAACCTCCTCAACCAGCACCATCAACATCAAAAACGACGACGGATTCGACCAGGAGCGAAACCACCACAACGACAACGAAAGCAGCAGCAGTGAAGGGAAGCGATTCCGATGGATTTGAAACGGCAAGCGAAAGCGGAGTTAGCGACAACGAAGAAGAGCAGgaagaaaatatcaataaaGAAATCAGTAGCAAAAACATCACTGAGGATCAGCCAAAACAAGATACTCAAAACGACGACGAATTGATTCAG AGAGGTATAGAGGAAGCAAATGAAGCAAAGTTGGAAGGGAATAGATTGTTTGGAAATGGGCAATATGAGGAGGCATTATTACAGTATGATGTGGCTTTACAAGTTTCCCCTCCGGACGTGCCATCATCCATTGAGTTGCGTTCCATTTGCCATTCCAATCGCGGcgtttgtttcttgaaattg GGAAAATTTGAGGACACGATCAAGGAATGCTCAAAAGCATTAGAATTAAATCCTTCTTACATGAAAGCTCTTGTTAGAAGAGGAGAGGCTCATGAAAAGCTTGAACATTTCGAGGAGGCTATTGCTG atatgaaaaaaatcttgGAATTGGATCCCTCAAATGACCAAGCTAAGAGAACCATTCGCCGCTTGGAGCCACTGGCTGCCGCTAAGCGAGAAAAGATGAAGGAAGAGATGATTG GAAAGCTGAAAGATATGGGGAACTCTTTGCTGGGCCGCTTTGGCATGAGCGTTGACAACTTCAAAGCTGTTCAAGATCCAAATACTGGCTCCTATTCCATCTCATTCCAACGTTAA
- the LOC133673867 gene encoding uncharacterized protein LOC133673867, translating into MKILLFCQGLDEFTPKAPELDEKNSLALAIAPSGWWTRQINTRYCIQDNAMARRLNQKSAYDMGQVPPNSFDSEYQNQDPFYASSNTALPQLYGSHEPRTSFPGMAAAVKYGWP; encoded by the exons ATGAAAATCTTGTTATTCTGTCAGGGTTTGGATGAGTTTACTCCAAAAGCACCTGAACTGGATGAAAAGAATTCCCTTGCACTCGCTATTGCTCCTTCtg GCTGGTGGACTAGACAGATTAACACTCGATATTGTATTCAAGATAATGCGATGGCTAGAAGACTGAATCAGAAGAGTGCATATGACATGGGGCAGGTGCCCCCTAATTCTTTTGATTCTGAATATCAGAATCAGGATCCATTTTATGCATCCAGTAACACTGCACTGCCGCAACTCTATGGCAGCCATGAGCCAAGAACAAGCTTTCCTGGTATGGCAGCAGCAGTCAAATATGGTTGGCCATGA